Genomic window (Ictalurus furcatus strain D&B chromosome 26, Billie_1.0, whole genome shotgun sequence):
ATCGGAAACTTCTCAATCCATATCGCACTGAGAAATCTACGACCACCAGGCAAGGCTTCGTTCCTTCACGTGTACACATCCAATACATGAGATAACTTTTGTGTTCTCTTCGGGCATTTTCTTCTAAACAAACCCTCTCGTTTCTCAGGATCTAAAACTAGGAAGATCCCGTATCCGACTAAAAACCCCTTCACCTGGATCTTTCTGCTTGTGTCCTGCCCTAACTACACATACGAGGTCAgtccagtgtctctctctctctcatgctaaTTTGGTCTCGTATTAAATACAGCACGCATGCAGTAAATGTGCATATGGAAGAAATGACCACTGTAAATCACCAAGCGTTTCAGAGCGGGAACGCAGATCAGTGTTCGGTTCTAAAACTGAGATTGTtattaaaagatttaaaaaacgGAAGAAATTCGATCCTACTACAAATGAACTGCTTTATTACATCAACGCTAAAAGGCATGAGCTACATTTACACGCAGCTTGATGAATAAGGAGTAAAAGACTCAGTgtggtgctgttacaggaaaataatcaacagggtggtgtgatgaagtggagttaacATCCTGGAGTCGATTTACCTTCCTATAATGGCACGACATGAAGCAttctattcctcttataccgcggCAATTTGCTAaccattacattttatttatttattaagttttttaaaaatccatataTAGTTTCGTTTAATGTCCTCTAAACATGTCAGTTCCTGTTCTAATttgcattacagcagctataacgagtcattccctcaccagcacctctctttctctcttgattGAAACAACTCAAGTCATGAAGACGTCTGAAAAAtgcttacagctttacctctgactgttgcaaagcgctgacactggagactccttccgtaaacgttacatAGACGTCTCTTGACACAAAACTTCACCAACCAAAGCAACGATTATAAATAAGAATTCGCCTCTTAACGTGTCTATGAGATGCAGCTTGTTCACCGTACAACTCCCTGCGTATGTTGTTAccatggaaacgataacgtatcagaactcCTTGATATAAACCGTGATTGTCAGACACATACCGCAAACACTCGTTTGACACATTTCTACGCCGTAGAGCTCGTATTACGTAAGATGAATTGAATTTAGTAATGCAGTTTGTTAGATATGACCACatcctgatgtgtgtgtgtgtgtgtgtgtgtgtgtgtgtgtgtgtgtgcgcgcagttGGGCTCGTGGCTGGGCTTCACCCTGATGACTCAGTGCCTGCCGGTGGCCTTCTTCACCCTAGTGGGCTTCATCCAGATGACTGTGTGGGCGAAAGGGAAACACCGCAGCTACCTGAAGGAATTCCGTGACTACCCACCTCTGCGTTCCCCCATCCTGCCGTTCATCCTGTAGACCTGGCCTGCTCACAAACCACACCCCCTACCTGACATCACCCCGTCGGAACCAATCACCTTCAAAAGACCGTGTGTCCTTCCTGGTTCTCAGCACACCATCTCACGATACCTAAACCTTTCACCAGAGGctgttttcacagcactgaagaTTTTATTAGCTtgattataaatgattaaacctgtccaggggtgtgtgtgtgtgtgtgtgtgtgtgtgtgtgtgtgtgtgtgtgtgtgtgtgcgcgcgcgcgtgtgtgtgagagagagagggactagTCAAAGGGCTGATGGTGAGATTCTGGACTTGACCATGCTGTAGCTTCTGGATCACTTACATGACCGTAATCTACGGTTCCTAAACCACTGTTGTGTTTAATACTGTAAACTAACATGTGTCCCCCCGCCCCCTCCCTCCAGATCAAATTAGTAATGCAGTGTTTACAGATACGTGTAATAGTCTAATGGAGCGGAGTAAAATGGGAAACGTTTTACATCATGGCACAGGTTTTGAATAGCCGACGCTCTTGGTGAATTCATGTTGATTGTTTACCGTTACTAATGTTTACATTCGAAATACAAAGTTATACAAGTCTGCTTTGgtgtttgtgtaatgtttaagCTGGAGGGATTTAGataataaatacagaaacaatgtttaaaaataaataaataaataaattcagaatgTCTACTTGTTGATCAGACCAGACAAGTCTGGTGTCTTTAGTTTCATACTGGAGCTACAACGGTGTACGCCGGTTCGTTTCCTTTCTTGGCACTTAGTTTGGAGTCGGActatatatgtttaaaataataaacactgaaCCGGACACACGAAGTGCAAGCAGGATAAAGGTGCTCTTTATTGTCGAGAGCAGTTTGGTATTTACAGAGGGAGACGCCATGAACAAGAGGACAGTGGGGAGGATGGGTGAGGTGAAGAGGGACGACTATGCCGCCGCCTGCGCTTCcatcctcttcttcctcagGTTCAGCCGTCTCTCTCGCTCGTACTCCTTCATCCGCATCACGTAACTGCATacggagaggaaaagaaaaataggAGAAAATGCATAAGCGGAGATAAAGATGAagggatttaaaataaaaatgacctaCAGGTTACATCGATGCCTAGAGCTGGACTATAAGTGGAATTTTCACCAATATATTTATAGAATTTGGCAGGTTTAAGAGAAACGCTCTGTAGACTCCATCATGCTAGTACACACAAGTCAGGGTCTAAGAATACCGTCGGGTTAAAGCCCTGACGTTCGTACAGCAAGAAGAGCAGACGTCCACGCGAAATATGCAGGAAGCACGAGGTTagactttttaaaatcagtttcgTTTTGGGTTGGAAAAGGGAACGATCATGTATTCGGCTCCTTTTgtccaacaaaacaaacagaagagGCACGACTCTGCAGTAGGGAGATGTCAAAGGTCGGACGAAAAAGGAGTTTTCCTGCTAAATCTATCCAGAAATTTAGTTCTTCTAGCAACGAGGCAAGCCACCGTGTGATATACGGGCCAATCGCATACAAGGAGAGATCTCTGAGGGAAACTCACACGGAAACCGTTACTGATTTTCTACTACGCCATCACGATCGAAATATCACGTACCTTCAGCATTACATTTCTCAGTTAAGAACCCTATGAAACTGCCATTAGATAATCATTAAAACTAATCAGTCATGACGTAGTGCTTTGGCCAGTTCACCCACCTGCTGAGAGGTTTTATGTCCTGCTGTTATAGTCAAACttgtattattttccttttataattCATTCCTTCACAAgcatctctcttttttctttttttttttaagttaataaaacacGTTACCAAAaaaccacaaagtgtaaactTTCACACACTGGAAATCTGTTATAGAGCTCTAaacaacaccttccgaccaatcagatttgagaatccgGAGGCACCTTGGTATCAAGGGATTTCTAAGCAACAGCCACTGAACATTGCACAGGAGAAATAAAGAGTGTAAAGTGAAGAGCTTACTCCTGGTGTTCGCAGTAATCCCAGTCGTGTCTCTCGTGCTTGCAGGCCAGGAAGTTGGGGAAGTTGTCTCTCTTACACTTCATCAGCTTGATCAAGTAGTGAGCGCAGTAATCACGCTGCTCCAGCGGCAACATCGCCATGTTCATGTGCTCCTGTGTGGCCACaggctctaaaaaaaaaatcacaacacaCATCTCGGATTATATACAACAGCCACACCAATTtaggtcctgtgtgtgtgtgtgtgtgtgatggtcagcaCTGTTTCTCTGCTCCAACATACTAAACACACATGTGCACTattcagccataatattaaaaccatctgtctaatatcgtgtaggtctgacagctctgacccgtcgaggtatggactgtg
Coding sequences:
- the ndufb7 gene encoding NADH dehydrogenase [ubiquinone] 1 beta subcomplex subunit 7, producing MGSHLVRSYITERDAAPNPKGPFQHDPQFGFTEERKEREPVATQEHMNMAMLPLEQRDYCAHYLIKLMKCKRDNFPNFLACKHERHDWDYCEHQDYVMRMKEYERERRLNLRKKRMEAQAAA